The genome window CGGCAGCAGCACGGAGCCGGTGACATACATGTGGTGCGCCCACACGGTCACGGACAGTGCGGCAATGGCCGTGGTCGCGAAGACCAGGGTCTTGTATCCGAAGATCGGCTTGCGGCTGAAGACCGGGATGATCTCCGAGACGATGCCGAAGAACGGCAGCGCGATGATGTAGACCTCGGGGTGCCCGAAGAACCAGAAGAGGTGTTGCCACAGGATGGCGCCACCATTCTCCGGATCAAAGATGTGGCCCCCGAAACGACGGTCCATGCCCAACGCACCCAGTGCCGAAGCCAGCGGGGGGAAGGCCATGATCACGAGAATGGCGGTGATCAAGGTGTTCCAGGTGAAGATCGGCATGCGCCACATCGTCATGCCCGGGGCGCGCATCGTCAGGATGGTGGTGATGAAGTTGACGCCACCCATGATCGTGCCGAAGCCCTGCAGGAAGAGGCCGAAGACCCAGAGGTCACCGCCCACTCCCGGCGAATAGGTGGTGTTGGACAGCGGCGCATAGGCGAACCAGCCGAAGGACGCGGCACCCTGCGGGGTGAGGAAGCCGGCCACGGCGATGATGGAGCCGAACAGGAAGAACCAGAACGCCAGGGCGTTCAGACGGGGGAACGACACATCCGGTGCACCGATCTGCAACGGCATGATGACGTTGGCGAAACCGATGAACAGCGGGGTGGCGAACATCAGCAGCATGATCGTGCCGTGCATGGTGAACAGCTGGTTGTACTGCTCCTTGGTCTGCAGCAACTGCATGCCCGGCTCGAAGAGCTCGGCGCGGATCAGCAGCGCCATGACGCCGCCGATGCAGAAGAACAGGAAGGAGACGATCAGGTACATGTACCCGATGGTCTTGTGGTCGGTACTGGTGATCCAGTTGACGATGATCTTGCCCTTGGACTCGGGCACCACCCGCGGCTGAGCCGCAGCCGCGTCATCCGTGGCGTATTCGTAAGTGGTCATCAGTTCTCTCCCTCGACCGTCGAGTCTTCGCCACCGGTCGGGCCGCCGGCGTCCTCGCGGGTGGTTCCGTCACCCTGAAGGGGCACTTCCTGGTTCTGGGCGCCATCCGGATGCTCATTCGGATTGCGGTTGTACTCGTCGCCCACGTGGCCGTCTTCCATCTGGGACAGCTGCGAGGTGAACTCCTGCTCCGAGACGACCTCGACGTTGAAGAGCATCTCCGAGTGGTACTCGCCGCAGAGCTCCGCGCACTTGCCCTGGAAGGTGCCCTCCTCGGTGGGCGTCAGGTACATGAAGTTCGACTTGCCGGGGACCATGTCCAGCTTGCGCAGGAACGCGGGAACCCAGAACGAGTGGATGACATCGCGCGACTTCAGCTCGAACTCGACCGGAACATCGACCGGCAGGTACAGGGTCGGCAGGGTCTCTTCGACACCCTCGGTGCCGTCGAGCTGCGCCTGGACGCCCTGGTAGTGCTTCTCTTCGCCCTCGTAGCTGTAGTTGAAGTCCCAGGCCCACTGCTTGCCGTAGACCTCCACGGTCAGCGGAGAGTCCTCCACGGGGGTGTCGATCTCACGCTGGACACGGTCGGTGAAGCCCCACAGGGTCAGCACCATGATGACCGGCACGACGGTGAACAGCGTCTCCATCGGGACGTTGTACGCCATCTGACGCGGGTAGCCCTTGTCATGCTTCCGCCGACGGTAGGCGACCATGCACCACAGCATCATGCC of Citricoccus sp. K5 contains these proteins:
- the ctaD gene encoding cytochrome c oxidase subunit I — its product is MTTYEYATDDAAAAQPRVVPESKGKIIVNWITSTDHKTIGYMYLIVSFLFFCIGGVMALLIRAELFEPGMQLLQTKEQYNQLFTMHGTIMLLMFATPLFIGFANVIMPLQIGAPDVSFPRLNALAFWFFLFGSIIAVAGFLTPQGAASFGWFAYAPLSNTTYSPGVGGDLWVFGLFLQGFGTIMGGVNFITTILTMRAPGMTMWRMPIFTWNTLITAILVIMAFPPLASALGALGMDRRFGGHIFDPENGGAILWQHLFWFFGHPEVYIIALPFFGIVSEIIPVFSRKPIFGYKTLVFATTAIAALSVTVWAHHMYVTGSVLLPFFSLMTMLIAVPTGVKFVNWIGTMWRGSITFETPMLWSLGFMVTFLFGGLTGVILASPPLDFHVSDTYFVVAHFHYVVFGTVVFAMFAGFFFWWPKFTGKMLNERLGKIQFWMLFIGFHGTFLIQHWLGVMGMPRRYADYMVEDGFTLMNQFSTIFSFVLGASLIPFFWNVYTTARKGKKITVDDPWGFGGSLEWATSCPPPRHNFHSLPRIRSERPALDLHHPELLPTSPQHEPEVFGEKAAAK
- the coxB gene encoding cytochrome c oxidase subunit II; its protein translation is MVLSGCSEQVQRGFLPGTRETTNQSAQITDLWVNSWIAALIVGLAAWGMMLWCMVAYRRRKHDKGYPRQMAYNVPMETLFTVVPVIMVLTLWGFTDRVQREIDTPVEDSPLTVEVYGKQWAWDFNYSYEGEEKHYQGVQAQLDGTEGVEETLPTLYLPVDVPVEFELKSRDVIHSFWVPAFLRKLDMVPGKSNFMYLTPTEEGTFQGKCAELCGEYHSEMLFNVEVVSEQEFTSQLSQMEDGHVGDEYNRNPNEHPDGAQNQEVPLQGDGTTREDAGGPTGGEDSTVEGEN